GGTCGGCAGCGAATCGATCGCGGGTTCGAACAACAGGAGCGCCCGGTCCTCGGCGAAGGCCGCCGAGCGGACGAGGCCAAATCCCCGCCGGTCGAGTTCGTCGGCGAGGTTCGCGCGGGTCTTTTCGAGCTGGGGGTAGAGCTGGTCGTCGACGATATCGGGCGCCCGAAACCCGAGCGCAAGGGGCGTCGTCCCACGGGAGGCGAGGTGGCTCTTTAGGGCCTCCCGGGAAATCGGTTCGGGGTCGGACGGCTCGAAGCGCTCGGCATCGGGGTCGGCAAGCAACGCGCGGGCGTGGTGCTGGAAACGCGCGAGGTTCGTCTCCGAGAGGACGGCCGCGACGTTTCGCTCGGGATCCGTGGGGTCGACGACGACCAGCGGATCGGCGAACGTCCGAATGCCGTGGCCCTCGGGATCGAGTTCGATCGGCGGGTGCCAATCGGCGACCGCCTCGATCAACGGGCGAACCCCGCCGAACTCGAGGACGAGGAGTTCACAGAGATAGCCCGAAAAGCCCTCCGTCCGGAGGTCGCTCCCGTAGATCCCACGAGCGGTGAGAAACGCCTTGAGGGTACGAACGTCCGCGGCGAGGGCGGGCGTGACCGCGCGTTCGACGTACTCGGTGTGAAACGGGGTGCGATCGACGGCCGAGCGCGCATCCGTAGCGGATTCGACGCGAAAGCAGGGGACGAGATCC
The DNA window shown above is from Halalkalicoccus jeotgali B3 and carries:
- the cca gene encoding CCA tRNA nucleotidyltransferase → MTDVLATVLAAVRERTTPSREERRHLSRAADRLLARAESATADCPAETDLVRVGSTARGTWLPGDQDIDLFVRFPPDLPREDLESLGLAIGRAVLPDGRAEYAEHPYITGEFEGYDVDLVPCFRVESATDARSAVDRTPFHTEYVERAVTPALAADVRTLKAFLTARGIYGSDLRTEGFSGYLCELLVLEFGGVRPLIEAVADWHPPIELDPEGHGIRTFADPLVVVDPTDPERNVAAVLSETNLARFQHHARALLADPDAERFEPSDPEPISREALKSHLASRGTTPLALGFRAPDIVDDQLYPQLEKTRANLADELDRRGFGLVRSAAFAEDRALLLFEPAIDSLPTVERHVGPPVHVGDHAAAFYEKYEPTGAYGPFVERGRYVVERDREYTSAAACLEGGLSSVALGPDVERALGSGYDLLVGEDLLGLLPEFEVELARYYDPSP